The DNA region tgtgtgagttgggatgtgaatagatgagggtaggatcgtcagcaaatagtataggtttaagcatgttagagacatttggtaaGTCATTGatgtgtatataagaaataggaggcaTATATACAATTTAAACAATACAGAGTTTGTTTGACTTACATACAGAGTTATATGTCGATTTAACCAATTATTGTCTCGGTCTGGAAATGGGGTCTGGGTCATGTATGAtacaaatatggatataatagtCGTCTGTGGATGTAAGTAAAGGAAAACAAGTGATAAAAACAATTGGTGAAACATCCGAGGATAAAACAGGAAGCATCGTCAGAGTCAAGCAGCAGATGTTGACATGTGCCAGATGCCGCCTTGCTGAGCACCTCCACCCAATGAAAAGGTACATATTCACGtattgtttttcttacattttgcatacaaattaataatcCTATCATGAAAAATTATTTTTGGGAATTCTATAATTTTTTTGTGCATAGAATTCCAAAAAATTCTAGCACAAAATTCTATGACCATTTCTCCATAGCTGCTGTTCAAGGGTTAAGATTTTAGAATATTTGTTGTTTCTGTCACCTCCTCTCCATATTCTATTGTGTTCACTTTCTTTTGAGAAGATAGAACATGATCAACACTTTTCACTGTTGCTTTATATGATGCATTTATAAGTTGTCTTAATAAAGTAGGATTAGAATCAGTGCCACTGCATTTTGAATAGTTATGGTGCTCTGTTTTCTCTTGAGATGGTGCATGGTGTTGATGCGTGAACTGAGATAGGAGAGGCTCACTTGCTGTAGGCAAGTGTGTTTCTGGAAGAGCAGGGCTGATGCCACCCatctccactgctgctgctgttgttgctagattttcgtttttatttgttttgtttaATTGTTGTGTTTCtgtggtagtgttatgttgttgttcttcatcctTGAGATTTTTATTTTGGTGAACTGTTTCAAGAGTTGTGGTTCTCTTGTCTGGTGGCTTAGTCTGAAGCTTCCTCTTTGCTAATAGCACAAACATATACACATTCCCAGGCAGCAGaagcactaccatcaccactatcacacagATGTACACCGTACTAACAGAGGAGTCTTGTGCATTTTGAGTCTTATTGCATTGTGTTGGTGGCCAGCCTGATTCATCTACCACTACCATCCTCACTTCACCTTGGTATGGGCTGGTATTCACCACAGCACCAGGTTGAAGGACTGTATTTTGCAGTGTTTTTGTCCCATGTTCTCCACTCAGGTGGACAGATACTCCGCTGCTAACCATCAAGGCTTGCGAATGTTGCTCATCAATGGTAGTGTTGTGCAGATACAGTCTGGTGCCATCTCCCAAATGCAGTCGCACAAGGGAGTGTATGATAGAGCTGTGGAAGGTAAGGGTGTGGTGTTTCACTATTTGATTTACCAATAATTGGTCAATATGACAAGATATAAATGTGAGGTCCCCGCTGAGCTCCTCAAACATCACCTTCTCAAGTTTGGAGTATTCAGCATGTAGGTGGTGGACAGCTGGGGGTACACTAGCCAGTAAAGATCTGTACAGCCACATGTTCATGCTGCAGTTTGTGTAGTTTCTTCCAAAATCTGCCACATCATCAATCACCATTACTCGGCCAGCATGCCTCACCACTAGGTCCACACACACGCTCGACCACACCTTCACCTCTCTGGCATTGTAGAGGAACACCTTCTTCACATCTGTTTTTGGGTCGGTCCGCAAATTAAATATCTGTGTGGCCAGAAGAATTAGTTACAGTAATCATGTTGATTATAGAGCACTAAATTAGCATGTGTTATCTAGGGATGAGTTAGATCATGTTGGTTAGGGTCAGATGCAGGAGAGTGAAGACCCCTTAGCAGTGATTGACCTGTCAACCTATCACAACAGTTCTCACATGGAAAAGAGAAGTGGAAACAGCACAGCCAAACAGAGGTAATGATAGCAGAATGTAGAATGTCACAAAGCTACCATAATGGTCAATATAAGTAAATACTGGTACTAAGGTGAAGGACTATGCAGATAGAAATACAGTATAGCCAATAAAAAAAGGGAATGTTTTAAAAAAGAGAACATCACTTGGGAGTAAACTGTTGGTATGTTTACCCAGAAATGTGGAAGACCTCGCTGCATGAAAGACATGCTATAACTTAGGTACCCAAATTTTGCTTGTGAAAGGCAGTTAATGTTACAGAAAAGACCTGTATAATGTCTAAGCAGAAAATCCCAAGTAATTTTTTTAATCAGAAATAAGTTAATAAAGTACAGCTGCAGTTGCCAGCTGCCAATGCCACTACAACTAAAACATACTTGAAGATAATAAAAAAGCAGCCACAGTGTCATAGGAAGATCCTAGTACTCTGATAAAATCCCAAAGAGAAATAGACTTGTCAACAAAGAATCTTCGTGGAGATGATGATAACATGGAGGGCAAGATTAGTGGACACAACAAACAAACACTTCATGTGGCATCATATCAAGAAGCCAACAAGAGAAAGAGTTGggaatctggttgatacctggttgatggggttctgggagttcttctactccccaagcccggcccgaggccaggcttgacttgtgagagtttggtccaccaggctgttgcttggagcggccctagcTGCCCTAGACCTGGTGTTTATCTAAAAGGAAGATGGTGTAGTGAACATAATAAATGAGATAACAGATTACGTTCCTGTGTTTTGTTATAGTCTAGAGCTGAAAGAGGGAATCGAACCATGAAAcgacatagtgtgtgtgtgattccagaAGATTCTACAGGAGGGTTAATACCTATCTCCAGAATGCTCATTGGTTCAGTAGGAGCCTGAATTGGAAGGAAAGTCTGTGATAAGATGATTGAATTTGTAACTCGGTAATGCATTAAAGCAATGGAGAAGTTTCTTCCTTCAAGGAGGGAAGTGGATGAGGGAACAGCATGGTTCAACAGAGTAATTAGAAAAGAGAAAACATAAAAGACAGAAAATTATTGGGACATGGGTATAAAAGTAAATAGGGAGTCCTTTAAGAAGGCTAGAAAtgtaaacagcagcagcagttttgAAACAATTATACAACAAAAGCAAAGGACCATCCTAGGCTGTTGCATAGCCTTATACGGAGAGTCATATGATCAGCCTGTGCAGGGAAGAACATGCTTGGAGAGTGACTGTGTGAATAACTCAACATTAGGTTCCAGGAGGCCTACAAACCAGAACCAAATTGGTGTCCAAGGAGGAATGACAACAGGAGGCCAGAAAAAAACTAATCAGAATTGAAGTTACTGTAGAAATGGTAAAATGTTGCCTGGAGTAACTGGATGTAGCAAAAGCAGCCACGCCAAATTGGACATCACTGCAGGGATTGTGTGCTGCACATTAACTAGAGCTGTAGCATACAGTAACACTAAAAAGAACTTTCAGAATACTGAAAAAAAAAGTTCCAATATTTAATAAAGGTGACAGGCCTGAAGCACTAAACCATAGAACAGTGTCACTAACATGCATTCCatgcaaaatattggaaaaagtcAACAAACATGAAGATAGAACAAAAAACTGTATGAGGCACAACTAGCTTCAATGAGGGGAAAGTAATGCCTAACAAACTTTATTGAATTATGTGAGAGGGTCACTAAAATAAGGTACGAGTATCAAAGAATGGGTAGACTGCCAGAAAGCATTTGTTTCAATTCCTCAGAAAAGACTAATACACAAAATGGCTCAAAATGTTGTGTCATAATTAATGGgttttataaaatataaaattactGTACCTGCTAAGCATCCTCTGTAATATGATCCTGTATACTTCCTATAAGTAAAGTGTTACCAGATATTATTATTAGACTGTCATCAGGATGTGGGAAGTTTGCAAACATAAAAACAGCATTTAAAAATCTAGACTAAAAGGGTTTCAAGTATCAATGAAGTGTGTCAAGCCTGGAAAACTATCATTGTCCACGGCCCAAAATATACAGAAAGGCTTTAAAGTCCATATAGTGGAGGTTGCAGTATTGGCATGGAACCCACACCATGTGAAGCACAAAAGTAAACTTCAGAAATTACAGATGGGAGATATGATCCTTCAGATAACCACCACATAGAAGATATTGAGAGGAATGGACATGGGCAGCTAATTTATACTGAAAGGAGGTAGGACAAGGGAACATTGGTGAAAGCTGAGTTCACAATAGACTTGGATATGAGGAaatattatactgtactgtagatGTGATTGAGTAGAGAAGGCTTGGAACAATAGGCTTGTATGTTAAAGACTTTACTACACAGAACTGTTCAAATCCTCAGAGGATATTGTTGACACATTTGAAATAAAAGTAGAGAATAAAAACCTAGTAATTGTCATTATACAATCCCTAAACATAAATATCAGAGGCTTTCTTGACAATTCATCACCAAAATATTATCTTTAGGAATATTCAGTTTCCCAAATTTGAGGTTGAAAAATAGCGGATAGTAATAGTAGTAATATATATTGGAGAGAGAGTCTGGAGGTAGCCTGTGACAGGTCGACGTAAAACTAACAAATAACAATCGACTGAATGATAATTCTCTACACCTTAGTTTTACAAACAATGAAGAACTAATTTCTTCATTGTGTTAATGACTTCATTATTAAACTAAGTGTTTAATAAACATACACTGTGAGAAggtatttaataaatttaacagcaaCAGTTTGGTTACTGacaggaaaaataaataaatgcattTCCAATATGCCTTGATGGATGATCTAACGTAGAGTGTATAGCCAACAGTACAGACAAAAGAGGCTTACTGATAAGCTTAAGTGACCGTAAATATTCTAACAAACGGAAACAAGCTTCCACAGAGAAACAACAGTGAACAAAAAGTAAAGCACTCATAACAGAATGAAGAAATACAAATTAAACCAAAACCATTCAAGAAATATTGGAAAACAGAATTACCCAAAACAACTGAAAAAGTCCcctaagggctcaccatagcccgtgctgcttggaacttttgttccgtggctgaatcttaaaaaaaaaaaatcaaataccaTCTTGCCactttcatttatttatatactgtatataagaaggtacaatgggttatgAAGGTACATACATTGGTGACTTAAGTGgtatattcttgcaaagccactaaacaCGCTCACTCGGTGTGTGGCTGCTGTAATCAACTCCTCCAACAAGGGGGACCCCTTCACTCTGTAACCTGAGCAAATCTTAAGAATGCATGGGTTAGCAGGTAAAATGCTGTGTAAAATAGGGAGCCACTGAGCAAGGAGTCCCAAAAAATGGGCATTTCAGTATTCCTATATGCTCTATTTCTGGGGCTTAACCATGAGTGGCTCTTCAGAGGCTTCCTCACCATGGCACCTCACACAAGGAACCCTTGTATGGAGGGTTGCTGCACAACCCCAGAAAAGGTGTGAACCTGAAAAGGAAACGTCATCAAAATAAGAAAACACAAGGGTATCTGTGAATGTGAAAGTTATGAACATGTATGCTACCCAGGCTGAAGTGAAGAACTTGGGAGTATGTTACTTATTCCAAGGCGACACAGGTGTTAAAACCAAACTTGTCGAGGTTAGGAGGTCAAAGATAGATTTGACTGACTCACTACCCTGCTTATATAGGGGAGAAATAGCTCGGAGCAGAACTGAAGGGCGTGAGGGCTACAGAACAGTGACCTCATGGGATGCTAAAGTCACCTGCAGCCATCTGTGAGCAGCACCTTAGTAAGAGAGTGAGGAATGACGTCTGATAAAACAAGCCTCAAAAACCAAATGACTCCACAGAAAAGATGCACTCACTTGGCATCACATGAGAGAGACTGCAACCAGAGAAACCTGATCCTCATAACCAAATTAAGGGACAAAAAGCCATACAGTATGGAGGGCTTGGAGTTCCCCCACACAACTGCATTACATGAGAACAATCATAATGGTAGCATTTAACATAATGTTTACTAAGCAGAAGTCTTTGAACCTATTGGGGCTGATACTTGTTAGCCGAAGGTAGCATCAGCATTATGATGCTTTTGATTTCCGTAAAGCTCCATAATTTTGATGCTTTGGtcaataatataaaatattagtACAGTATGTACAGTATAATTCACTAATTATACtattatattatgtatattaaGTGAGAGGAGAGGTTGAACATACCCAGCTACTGACTACGCTGTTACTTAGGAAAGCAGGTCAGTGACTATACTGTGCTTGGGAAACTGAATAAGTATATGGTGACTAGGTAGCCTACACTTCACACTATAGGACAAGTTGAAGATCATGTTGCATATTTAATACTGACAGTATGTTAACTTGGTAAGTAGCACTACTACTGACCATGGTACCATCCTTGGCATCACACGTGAGAGTCGGCCCTTTTTGTTGGCACTGCAGTGAATCTGGGGCGACGTCTATTTCTCCAGTCAGCACCTCTCCGTCACCCTTCCCCAGCActgccatcaccacagccactaGCAGGCTAAGTCTGCTGTGTCCTGCACTCATCCTACAGTGTGTGAAATGTTTTGTCTTTTTTAACAAAGGTGGGTACAGTAATGCCTGAAACACTTTGCATGTTAGTTGGCCTTATTAAATGGACATACTCTGTATCAATTATTAAAACCCTGTTctgtatatttaaaaatatacagAAGGTACAGTGGTTAACTGATTGTTATAAAGTACATACATTTAATAAAACCACTATGTATACACAGTGTTTTGGGCATAACAAaataattacattaattattttcagtttaatgggtTAAACACAATACTAAATAGGAAGTAAGTgaagaaataacatcacacacacaaacacacacagtggcacctcgattaacgagcggctctatTTACGAGCATTTCaagtaacgagcgagccacttgcagcaaatttgtctctattgacgagcttcacctctattaacgagcaaaaccacatggtgcttcctagcgtctcgcgggttcttgcaaattctcggacgcctccgacgccagtgttgttgttgtatcgtgcacgacaagcatccctctgcatttatttaCGCTTttcttttgtttgttttttgtggttttgtgactacaatttgtaatgcatgatgtcgccaaagaagctgcttgctagagataatgttgtcaagaggaagacacaattactgtggatttgaagaaggaaattatagcaaagcatgagtgtgatgtccgtgtgactgatctcacaagggagtatggcaggtcctcatcaacaatttgcgTTATTAgtaaggggaggaggaggtaagggaggatgctgcctcttccagtgagatcaggaaagtgttgggaatgtttgaaaaggtgaccgcattcttggaaaagcatcACCCTGATACAGCATGCTGTGGAAAATTGCACATACACAAAAATTGCTTGTTACAGTATATGTAGcgataggggcctgacagctgagtggacagcacttcggattcgtagtcccgaagttctgggttcgatcccggtgtacAGTAgagggaaacaaatgggcagagtttctttcaccctgatgcccctgttacctagcagtaaataggtacctgggagttagacagctgctacgggctgctttctaggggtgtgtaacaaaaaggaggcctggttgaggaccaggcCACCTACCCGCTAAGCcatgaaattatctcaagataacctcaaaaagtTTTTTACTAGTCAGCCACAAATGAACTTTTTTTCAGACTTTaccagaatttacctgagggccactaacatccTAGTGGGCTCAATGGGGACAGGAAACCTTAGTGTTAGAAGATAGTTAACCAAATTTGCCCTGATTATTTTTTCCAACAGGATTTTAAAATTGAACAGAGTTTTAGCATTTATGGCTTTGGcaggtaggtggttccatgggtttataaacaTGTGGCTGAAAAGCATcacctgttttcagtcctacactgtggcttgttgagcttgaaaccattgcttaATGTTTATGTTACATCTAACCTttttaaagaaattgtctggatcaacaCCCTCAAAATTGCTCAGTACTGTACAAgcaagtattttaaaagttttgatGAGATGATTTTGACCCACCCTGTCatacctggtttgcagtgttgttagtcctgtggccctcaaccattcctggtatgagtcgacttagttctggaatgatttttgttgcccagtgttgcACTTTCCTCATTGCAGCTATGTCttgctgaagatgaggtctccatgcttggatacaacaGTCCAAGTTAgggcacaccagagatttatatagttgaatcactaccttctttttCTTGAAGTCAAAGGTACACTTGATTATTCCTGTGGTTTGGTTACCTTTTTGTTTTTTACTGCTACTCCTAttatgcaactttcagtgaatggtggattttgactccatgGTTCTTGTCTTCATCAATCAGCTGCAAGATAATGTTGCAgatttggtagttgtgatataGGTTGTTATGCCcctcatgcaaggtcttgcatttttccATATTAAATCTATTTCTTTATTTTCTACATTTGTCTTGCATTTGAAAGTCTTCTGACCCTTTgtcgagttcatgtagatctctttgtatggCTTCAATATAATTTTCACTTCCCATTACCataaatcttagtgtcatctgcaaatttgatgatgtggtttgtaatattctcatctgtcaTTGACATAGATATGACAAAAGGGTGACACAATACCAAAAAATTTACGTAATTGAAAGCCtacgcctaccagccatccagaaagaATGGGAAACAAATAATAATGGAACAGAAGCCGAGGCTATAGACAGGGAGGAAACTGAAGTAGAAATTCAGGACGTTGTAAATTCTGATTCACTATGTCCGAATATTGATGACAGTagactagaaagtgtaacagacagcactgtCAGCTCGATAGATATGGACACTACAACAGTCCTCAATAGAGACAGACCAGAAGGAcagacatttgcaaattctatgtAAAGAGCATTTGCAAACATAGATACAGTATTCTAGAAATAGAAAGGGATTAGAATGCAGCTACTGTACCATTATCCcagaaaatgtttaaatatgcttaggaaagggaaATGTTAATTTGGACCAACATGTAGGTTTTTTCATCCAGACATGTGCAAAACCTCACACGAGGTCAGAAAATGCTGTGACCTCGGCTGCCCATACTTTCATGTAAAAGGCATGAaatgctacataaagagtggcaaacaAGAAAATggctgtgaaggaaattctaataATTTTTTATACCCAGATGAAAGTGGTTTCAAAAGATGGAACAGAGAGAATGTATGAAACTGGATGAAAGACCCACTTGCATACCAGAATCACAAGATACAATTACACCTCACAACACAAGCTACAATTACAACAGGCAGCAACCCGACAACAATCATACAACCCAACAACAATTATTGTCAGCTGGGTTAGCTGACAAACCCAGCTGACATATTAGTCAGAACAAATCAGATATATCCACACATAATGGACCTGCCAGAGAAGTCTTCCAGTCGAACTATCCCCAAACAgaataacctcattcatctttgccaacatacaagcttTTCTAACAAGAAAAGCAAAAAACAAAGTACCATTCATAAATGGCTTCCTCACAGAGTGAAATGTAGTATAGCATTTTGAGCTTTCACAGCAACCCAGGGAAattcttggacagtgagatctggatactCATTCAACATGTAAACTACATcacatatataacaatataatatCCATTGTTCACGTATCTTGTAAAGTATCTGTGCCATGGagcacagtggtaaaacacttgTCCCGCACTTTgtgagcgatttggcctgggttcgaatcctggccggggaggattgaccgggcgccaatccttaactgtagcctctgttcacccagcagtgaatgggtacctggttgttaaacgattcggcggggtcgtattccggggaaattagggttaaggaccttgcccgaaacgctacgcgtaatagtggctttataagaatgtaatGTAAAATGTAggtaccaatccttaactgtatgcttctgttcactcagcagtgaatggatacctggttgttaaatgatttggcagattgtattccagggaaaattgggATTAAGGACATGCTGGAAACAatgtgtgtgctagtggctttacaagaatgtaagaactcttgtgttttaattatatatatatatatatatatatatatatatatatatatatatatatatatatatactaccttatatatatatatatatatatattaccttatatatatatatatatatatatatatatatatatatatatatatatatatatatatatatataagcctatacttgcataaaccacaagtgaagataaacaatctttggacaacacccaccagtgggactcgaacccagaaagcacaactaccttccagtagctggcataactagtatgctttaacccactacgccatcagaccttacaaaagaagtagatagttcgagatatatatatctcaaacatctctacctcccgaaggcaccagatgagtgaggggtcagtctgcaattttcgtcaagccactgtcaatgtgagagaactcgtgtccagcttataagcctatacttgcataaaccacaagtgaagataaacaatctttggacaacacccaccagtgggactcgaacccagaaagcacaactaccttccagtagctggcataactagtatgctttaacccactacgccatcagaccttacaaaagaagtagatagttcgagatatatatatctcaaacatctctacctcccgaaggcaccagatgagtgaggggtcagtctgcaattttcgtcaagccactgtcaatgtgagagaactcgtgtccagcttataagcctatacttgcataaaccacaagtgaagataaacaatctttggacaacacccaccagtgggactcgaacccagaaagcacaactaccttccagtagctggcataactagtatgctttaacccactacgccatcagaccttacaaaagaagtagatagttcgagatatatatatctcaaacatctctacctcccgaaggcaccagatgagtgaggggtcagtctgcaattttcgtcaagccactgtcaatgtgagagaactcgtgtccagcttataagcctatacttgcataaaccacaagtgaagataaacaatctttggacaacacccaccagtgggactcgaacccagaaagcacaactaccttccagtagctggcataactagtatgctttaacccactacgccatcagaccttacaaaagaagtagatagttcgagatatatatatctcaaacatctctacctcccgaaggcaccagatgagtgaggggtcagtctgcaattttcgtcaagccactgtcaatgtgagagaactcgtgtccagcttataagcctatacttgcataaaccacaagtgaagaaaccagactgacccctcactcatctggtgccttcgggaggtagagatgtttgagatatatatatctcgaactatctacttcttttgtaaggtctgatggcgtagtgggttaaagcatactagttatgccagctactggaaggtagttgtgctttctgggttcgagtcccactggtgggtgttgtccaaagattgtttatcttcacttgtggtttatgcaagtataggcttataagctggacacgagttctctcacattgacagtggcttgacgaaaattgcagactgacccctcactcatctggtgccttcgggaggtagagatgtttgagatatatatatctcgaactatctacttcttttgtaaggtctgatggcgtagtgg from Procambarus clarkii isolate CNS0578487 chromosome 31, FALCON_Pclarkii_2.0, whole genome shotgun sequence includes:
- the LOC123758656 gene encoding uncharacterized protein is translated as MAVNTGTHSSGQHTHTVVSLSDPSLCLRMSAGHSRLSLLVAVVMAVLGKGDGEVLTGEIDVAPDSLQCQQKGPTLTCDAKDGTMIFNLRTDPKTDVKKVFLYNAREVKVWSSVCVDLVVRHAGRVMVIDDVADFGRNYTNCSMNMWLYRSLLASVPPAVHHLHAEYSKLEKVMFEELSGDLTFISCHIDQLLVNQIVKHHTLTFHSSIIHSLVRLHLGDGTRLYLHNTTIDEQHSQALMVSSGVSVHLSGEHGTKTLQNTVLQPGAVVNTSPYQGEVRMVVVDESGWPPTQCNKTQNAQDSSVSTVYICVIVVMVVLLLPGNVYMFVLLAKRKLQTKPPDKRTTTLETVHQNKNLKDEEQQHNTTTETQQLNKTNKNENLATTAAAVEMGGISPALPETHLPTASEPLLSQFTHQHHAPSQEKTEHHNYSKCSGTDSNPTLLRQLINASYKATVKSVDHVLSSQKKVNTIEYGEEVTETTNILKS